One genomic segment of Ictalurus punctatus breed USDA103 chromosome 12, Coco_2.0, whole genome shotgun sequence includes these proteins:
- the cica gene encoding protein capicua homolog isoform X2: protein MKPFKKQGRRSPPSTRAKGSKRRGLTDASPEEEKRDTEEKPRLSPSSPKRLISSNSDSSQDELVRAIRTPERDGKIEGILDVSGDYGKAKEHSQSFKSGGTQSDSNSPNPSSSRKTATFKARVPKKKYTSEHYAGNHGNDGNSSTPPQSDSSTPHNCSSASQCSTTGAEYTDTVSQSNQVPVASTSGVIQNSMAAQSNRMGDENSEREKINTSSPQRCSSTDTASEHSADLEVTAQQSGSHSSVQGGQPHVSPEPPQENLPAGLSQTLAKGLKNQRVLARVCTRRGDKWPPDRGRESSGVFRAGVVREVSGEHGSVEVQLHGEETICKYPFRVATDMVDVILDAPPPGHASVPTGTRVCVPFGGGSESSEGAQLWYREGLITEVDPHPAVSFPYRVQLQKDPEDEKDRTGPEEDWRGKTARAVWVSRQSLRLLVPPWDLELPQTTDRGKVGRRVGGREREWENKEDMEVESELCRFSMVHGVTGPVLVTGLLHPQTSSLPLSSSCSISTAITSVLSIATDRAWDCSRQKELEKERELQMQSEKERERERISLQAPAPEEDMEVSHFSMAPLREGGLTLTMGTKPSGVPSQHRPILSKPDYLSPHLSVVRGIGTPLAPHLSLGPSPVLLGMDTTPVISSTPQLPPLPPSSSRSSVEKTSTSSSHGTSGGGSSSSSSSRSRTPLTAAQQKYKKGDVVCTPTGIRKKFNGKQWRRLCSREGCSKESQRRGYCSRHLSMRTKEMEAGGGLGRDRSGASSTGTLTPDLRLGGRTSSEIDWDETSHDSSEASSRGGDSRPRLILPSLLPQELPRDLSRFDFDECEAANMLVSLGSSRSGTPSFSPVSNQSPFSPAPSPSPSPLFGFRPANFSPITAPSSLTPRRPRHLSGTKLGTPGAERDRHLSGIMPTFQTNLTFTVPMSPSKRKLDAPPPPLPIAPDYTKSDPHLGDLPLGLNPAAFRAVSPQSQSNTPSSLSFTRPRSTTSRPSSSAASTPPPMLVSPTPPSPLPQDPSSRRIVPLRDSPVIVRNPDVPLTKFSDGPLSRRTSSRSREHSQAPHLAVGLQAPIPINRAATNGTVLLRNSAPTLVLVTSAQSLTTAGAGHQTYSSQSPSCVSSSSITTGSPASSGSGGREQDRKPGDHADVQGGILPQPVACHPSPTALLPLILPAESPHPAPRKDIIMGRPGTVWTNVEPRSVQVFPWHSLVPFLETSQSNSSNHPTDGQTQSKEPQCGVALVTDEQSVVERASPSCPPASVGDPPAERGGGDSETESDADDLFYSGGAQDPALLTGPVKRRTQSLSALPKDGDKKREKDHIRRPMNAFMIFSKRHRALVHQRHPNQDNRTVSKILGEWWYALGAKEKQKYHDLAFQVKEAHFRAHPDWKWCNKDRRKSLSEGRGTPGAKETRERSASESTEIQSISQRGEHKGAGPSWVSPESEHWGGPAGGQLTRPRALSQSAVHSPERKEGEKDPIKNGVSSFQTCPTPISQRRTSEDVTSDEEPMVICEEEGDDDVIGDSFPEGSIDLKCKERVTDSDEENDPADETDGKRVVHPLLLSSPGGESANKETESKGESAESKIKKETETGELCEGIKEGKGGSGGMGDGGAGQVPKSFSLNGTLSSEAKELHVPGTVRTAPTVVTNVVRPVTSAPITIASKPAEMGMPLGAPSPDGKSKLLIGGGGAAGSGAIAGCGYFSASSPKPVGQGGLVTGLVLGGAFPNPPTVQLITPPQPLQGTTTINGASNNSTMPLPLLQPQFLPAASLTPPTNGKQVTQVQYILPTLPATATLNSPSSQQTHQSAGVLALPTALPTHLSLSNGLHAGAGPGMRYASMPAVGGVSPGGRVLQNKMLVPMTTVRPGSTPPQPISLVAQPLPVQNGVQPGSKLIQIAPMPVVQTNVQPARTVHPAASFPVSMATATVMTSGGTSPQTVLLTPSATRITYVQSTTGVATPLPLGSTTAVSTPQRAAPPHTQAFLPSAMATLGFTAIAPAGPTLVHPIVAGQPPLLAQVPSPSCLPQSSASESSRQLVTALYPGPSVTLATGVVSMTTTSQNVTSPLSVLTSPSSPHMKPSIASNVHLHSQTYTHSPSQVTLKMESLKRPEADTHRDPVLSNTSSQMEELGLLASPTPHLHSGSRAGSPKLPLSPQKINVQGELPPSRQEREEHDGKKASRKERDSERDGGGMGPTWIEKAVRERGIEGAPKSPLTNNKEEHGREAGQKEVCGLDLPPPPTQTDTPTLKKNKSRPPPLKSTTGSVDKVMSDTYFEERLAELPEFKPDGALPSPNLQNLATSPRAILGSYRKKRNSTDLDSVDDPSSPRRKSRRLSSCSSEPNTPKSAAKCEGDIFTFDRTGETEDILGELDRVPYSLRRTLDQRRALVMQLFQEQGSFFPSAQATVAFQARYSDTFPTKVCLQLKIREVRQKIMQTATPGGLEVAGIGGAFGGSDSACAPGPSNPISGEDGVAEVDEKGCEWEKPKTGMDESQDLR from the exons ATGAAGCCCTTTAAAAAACAAGGCAGACGGTCACCTCCATCCACACGAGCCAAAGGGAGTAAGAGAAGGGGGCTGACGGATGCAAGCccagaagaggagaagagggaCACAGAGGAAAAACCCAGACTCTCACCCTCCTCTCCCAAGAGATTGATATCCTCAAATTCAGACTCATCACAGGATGAGTTAGTTAGAGCCATTAGGACcccagagagagatggaaaaatAGAAGGAATACTGGATGTATCAGGGGATTATGGGAAGGCAAAGGAGCATTCTCAGAGCTTTAAGTCAGGTGGAACACAGAGTGACAGTAACAGCCCCAATCCCTCATCCAGTCGCAAGACAGCCACCTTTAAGGCCCGCGTGCCGAAGAAAAAGTATACCTCTGAGCACTATGCTGGAAACCATGGCAATGATGGAAATTCCAGTACTCCCCCACAGAGTGACAGCAGCACACCTCACAATTGCTCCAGTGCTAGTCAGTGCAGCACCACTGGAGCTGAATACACAGATACAGTCAGTCAGAGCAACCAGGTACCTGTGGCCAGCACCTCAGGGGTCATACAGAACAGCATGGCAGCACAGTCAAACAGAATGGGAGATGAAaatagtgagagagaaaagataaaCACGTCTAGTCCTCAGCGCTGCTCCTCCACAGACACAGCCAGTGAGCACTCAGCTGACCTTGAGGTGACGGCACAGCAATCTGGATCCCACTCCAGTGTTCAAGGAGGCCAACCTCATGTTAGTCCTGAGCCTCCACAGGAAAACCTACCAGCTGGGCTGTCACAAACGCTTGCAAAGGGTTTAAAGAACCAGAGGGTCCTGGCCAGAGTGTGTACAAGAAGAGGGGACAAGTGGCCACCAGATAGAGGACGAGAGTCATCAGGAGTTTTTCGTGCTGGTGTTGTACGAGAAGTCAGTGGAGAGCATGGAAGTGTGGAGGTGCAGTTACATGGGGAGGAGACAATATGCAAATACCCATTCCGAGTGGCTACTGATATGGTAGATGTGATATTGGATGCACCCCCTCCGGGGCATGCATCTGTGCCCACAggaacacgtgtgtgtgtgcccttTGGAGGTGGCAGTGAAAGCAGCGAGGGAGCACAACTGTGGTACAGAGAAGGCCTGATCACTGAGGTGGACCCTCATCCTGCTGTTTCCTTCCCTTATCGTGTCCAGCTCCAAAAGGATCCAGAAGATGAAAAGGATAGAACTGGACCAGAGGAGGATTGGAGGGGCAAAACTGCTCGAGCAGTGTGGGTCTCACGGCAGAGTCTCCGCCTTCTGGTTCCACCATGGGACCTGGAGCTGCCTCAAACTACTGACCGAGGGAAGGTTGGTCGAAGGGtggggggaagagagagggaatgggAGAATAAAGAGGATATGGAAGTGGAATCAGAGCTGTGTCGTTTCAGCATGGTGCATGGGGTAACAGGGCCAGTATTAGTTACAGGACTGTTACACCCTCAAACTTCTTCATTACCACTGTCCTCATCTTGTTCAATTAGCACTGCCATCACTTCTGTACTCAGCATAGCTACAGACAGAGCTTGGGACTGCAGCCGACAAAAAGAgctggagaaagagagggagttGCAAATGCAATCTGAAAAGGAACGAGAAAGGGAAAGAATTTCTTTACAAGCACCAGCCCCAGAAGAGGACATGGAGGTCAGCCATTTCAGCATGGCTCCACTCAGGGAGGGTGGCCTCACTTTAACCATGGGCACCAAACCTTCTGGTGTGCCCTCCCAACATCGACCCATTCTCTCTAAGCCTGACTACCTCAGCCCTCATCTGTCAGTGGTGAGAGGCATAGGCACACCATTAGCACCCCACTTATCCCTTGGCCCCTCCCCTGTACTGCTGGGAATGGATACAACTCCAGTTATCTCTTCTACCCCACAGTTGCCTCCATTGCCTCCCTCCTCTTCTCGCAGCTCTGTGGAGAAAACATCCACTTCTAGTTCCCATGGTACATCAGGGGGAGGCTCTAGCTCATCTTCCTCATCACGTTCCCGTACACCTCTCACAGCTGCTCAGCAGAAGTACAAGAAGGGGGATGTGGTATGTACTCCCACAGGAATCCGAAAAAAGTTTAATGGGAAGCAGTGGCGGCGACTGTGCTCTCGTGAGGGCTGCTCTAAGGAATCCCAGCGACGTGGCTACTGCTCCCGTCATCTGTCTATGCGTACTAAAGAGATGGAGGCAGGAGGTGGTTTGGGCAGAGACAGAAGTGGTGCCAGCAGTACAGGCACCCTCACACCTGATCTCCGCTTAGGAGGTCGTACCAGCAGTGAGATTGACTGGGATGAGACATCACATGATAGTAGCGAAGCCAGCAGTCGTGGAGGAGACTCACGTCCTCGTCTAATTTTGCCATCCCTCCTACCGCAAGAGCTGCCACGTGATTTATCACGCTTTGACTTTGATGAGTGTGAGGCGGCAAACATGTTGGTGTCTTTGGGCAGTTCGCGCTCAGGCACTCCCTCATTCTCCCCAGTGTCCAATCAGTCACCATTCTCCCCCGCCCCATCTCCTTCACCATCTCCACTCTTTGGTTTTCGCCCAGCCAATTTCAGCCCCATCACGGCACCTTCATCTCTCACCCCTCGCCGGCCACGCCATCTCAGTGGTACCAAGCTGGGTACCCCTGGTGCAGAGCGGGATCGGCACCTATCTGGTATTATGCCCACTTTTCAGACCAACCTGACCTTTACTGTGCCTATGAGTCCCAGCAAGCGTAAGTTGGATGCTCCGCCACCCCCACTTCCGATTGCACCTGATTATACTAAGTCTGATCCTCATTTAGGTGACTTACCACTGGGTCTCAATCCTGCAGCCTTTAGAGCAGTATCACCTCAAAGCCAGTCAAACAcaccctcttctctctcttttactcgaCCAAGGAGTACAACCAGTCGTCCCTCATCTTCTGCTGCATCCACCCCTCCACCTATGTTGGTTTCTCCTACACCCCCCTCACCACTGCCCCAGGACCCCAGCTCACGCCGTATTGTTCCCTTGCGTGACTCACCTGTGATCGTCCGCAATCCTGATGTGCCACTGACAAAATTCAGTGATGGTCCCTTGAGCAGAAGAACAAGTTCCCGCTCCAGAGAGCATAGTCAAGCACCTCACCTTGCTGTGGGTCTCCAGGCACCTATTCCCATTAACAGAGCTGCCACAAATGGTACAGTACTGCTCCGGAACTCTGCCCCCACCTTGGTGCTGGTAACCTCTGCCCAGTCACTAACTACTGCGGGAGCTGGTCATCAAACCTACTCAAGCCAGAGCCCCAGCTGTGTTTCTTCTTCCAGTATAACCACTGGCAGTCCTGCCAGTTCAGGCTCTGGcgggagagagcaagacagaaagCCAGGTGATCATGCAGATGTACAAGGTGGGATTTTACCACAACCTGTGGCCTGCCATCCGAGTCCCACAGCCCTACTGCCTCTCATTCTACCAGCAGAGTCTCCACATCCTGCCCCTCGCAAAGACATTATAATGGGACGACCTGGCACAG tCTGGACTAATGTGGAGCCTCGCTCAGTGCAAGTGTTTCCCTGGCATTCATTGGTTCCTTTCCTGGAGACCAGCCAATCCAATTCATCCAACCATCCTACAGATGGTCAAACACAGAGCAAAG AGCCACAGTGTGGAGTAGCTCTCGTGACTGATGAGCAGTCAGTTGTTGAGAGAGCATCGCCCTCCTGCCCACCGGCCTCTGTAGGTGATCCTCCagcagagagaggaggaggagatagTGAGACGGAGAGTGATGCTGATGATCT CTTTTACTCAGGTGGAGCCCAAGATCCTGCCCTGTTGACTGGTCCAGTGAAGAGACGGACTCAATCACTCAGCGCTCTGCCCAAAGACGGTGACAAGAAG agagagaaggacCACATACGCCGGCCAATGAATGCGTTCATGATCTTCAGCAAGCGTCACCGTGCTCTGGTGCACCAGAGGCACCCAAACCAGGACAATCGCACAGTCAGTAAAATCCTGGGTGAATGGTGGTATGCTCTAGGTGCCAAGGAGAAGCAGAAGTACCATGACCTTGCCTTTCAG GTTAAGGAGGCTCATTTCAGGGCTCACCCTGACTGGAAGTGGTGTAATAAGGACAGGAGGAAGTCTCTGTCCGAGGGCAGAGGCACTCCAGGGGCTAAAGAAACCCGAGAACGAAGTGCTTCTGAAAGCACAG AGATCCAGTcaatttctcagcggggtgagCACAAGGGAGCAGGGCCTAGCTGGGTGTCGCCAGAGTCTGAGCACTGGGGAGGGCCAGCGGGAGGCCAGCTGACACGGCCTCGTGCTTTGTCCCAAAGTGCAGTGCATAGCccagagagaaaagagggagaaaagGATCCAATAAAG aatggAGTAAGTTCATTTCAGACTTGCCCCACTCCCATCTCACAGCGTAGAACTAGCGAAGATGTAACTAGTGATGAAGAGCCAATGGTCATCTGTGAGGAAGAAGGAGATGATGATGTCATAG GTGATTCATTTCCAGAGGGCTCAATAGACCTAAAGTGCAAGGAAAGAGTGACAGATAGTGATGAAGAGAATGACCCTGCAGATGAAACTGATGGCAAG CGAGTGGTTCATCCCCTCTTGCTCTCATCTCCTGGAGGCGAATCGGcaaacaaagagacagaaagcaagGGAGAGAGTGCTGAGAGTAAGATAAAGAAGGAGACAGAGACTGGAGAACTGTGTGAAGGAATAAAAGAAGGAAAGGGAGGAAGCGGAGGAATGGGAGATGGAGGAGCAGGCCAGGTCCCTAAAAGTTTTAGCTTAAATGGCACTCTCTCATCTGAAGCAAAAGAATTACATGTGCCAGGGACGGTCCGAACAGCCCCCACGGTAGTGACAAATGTGGTTAGACCTGTAACCAGTGCCCCCATTACAATAGCCAGCAAGCCTGCTGAAATGGGCATGCCTCTTGGGGCTCCATCCCCTGATGGGAAGTCCAAGCTTCTGATTGGTGGGGGAGGAGCAGCAGGAAGTGGGGCCATTGCAGGGTGTGGGTATTTTTCTGCCTCGTCTCCCAAACCTGTCGGGCAAGGAGGGTTAGTCACAGGTTTAGTACTTGGAGGAGCATTCCCGAACCCACCCACTGTTCAGCTCATAACCCCGCCCCAACCCTTGCAAGGCACCACCACTATTAACGGAGCCTCCAACAACAGCACCATGCCCCTCCCTCTGCTTCAGCCTCAATTCCTCCCAGCAGCTTCACTCACCCCCCCTACCAATGGCAAACAAGTCACCCAGGTGCAGTACATCCTTCCAACTCTACCAGCCACAGCCACCCTAAACAGCCCCTCTTCACAGCAGACCCACCAGTCAGCCGGTGTTCTTGCCCTGCCCACCGCCCTGCCAACACACTTATCATTGTCTAATGGATTGCATGCAGGGGCTGGGCCCGGGATGAGATATGCCTCAATGCCAGCAGTGGGAGGGGTCAGCCCAGGAGGAAGAG TCTTACAAAACAAGATGCTAGTTCCCATGACAACAGTAAGACCAGGATCAACACCTCCACAGCCCATTTCCCTAGTGGCCCAGCCTCTTCCTGTTCAAAATGGGGTGCAACCTGGAAGTAAG ctCATTCAGATTGCCCCAATGCCAGTGGTCCAAACCAATGTCCAGCCTGCACGAACGGTACACCCTGCTGCCTCCTTCCCGGTCTCTATGGCAACAGCAACTGTCATGACCTCAGGTGGCACATCTCCTCAGACAGTGTTACTGACTCCATCTGCTACGAG GATTACATACGTTCAATCAACCACTGGTGTCGCTACCCCTTTGCCATTGGGGTCCACAACAGCAGTCTCCACCCCTCAACGAGCAGCGCCCCCTCACACACAAGCATTTTTGCCCTCTGCCATGGCCACACTGGGCTTCACTGCCATTGCGCCTGCTGGCCCTACGTTGGTGCATCCAATAGTGGCAG GCCAGCCTCCACTCCTGGCTCAGGTTCCATCCCCCAGCTGTTTGCCTCAGTCCTCAGCCTCAGAGTCAAGTCGACAGCTAGTGACTGCTCTTTACCCTGGCCCAAGTGTCACCCTGGCGACAGGAGTGGTTTCCATGACAACCACATCTCAAAATGTGACCAGTCCTCTGTCAGTTCTGACGTCCCCCTCATCGCCTCATATGAAGCCATCTATAGCATCGAACGTGCACTTGCATTCTCagacctacacacactcaccgtCACAAGTCACATTGAAGATGGAAAGTCTTAAAAGGCCAGAggcagatacacacagagatcCAGTGTTGTCAAACACATCAAGCCAGATGGAAGAACTCGGACTGCTTGCTAGTCCAACCCCACACCTGCATTCAG GAAGTAGGGCAGGATCTCCCAAACTGCCACTGAGCCCACAGAAGATCAACGTTCAAGGTGAGCTTCCTCCGTCAAGACAAGAACGGGAAGAGCATGATGGAAAGAAGGCAAGCAGAAAGGAAcgtgacagtgagagagacggtGGAGGAATGGGGCCTACTTGGATAGAGAaagcagtgagagagaggggaataGAAGGAGCCCCCAAAAGCCCTTTAACTAATAACAAGGAGGAACATGGCAGAGAG GCTGGACAAAAAGAGGTGTGTGGTTTGGACCTGCCTCCTCCACCGACACAAACTGACACTCCAACACTCAAGAAGAACAAATCTCGCCCCCCGCCACTCAAAAGCACCACTGGCTCTGTGGACAA AGTGATGTCAGACACATATTTCGAGGAGCGCCTAGCTGAGCTGCCAGAGTTTAAACCAGATGGCGCGTTGCCCTCCCCCAACTTGCAAAATCTGGCCACATCTCCCCGGGCAATACTCGGCAGCTACCGCAAGAAGAGGAATTCTACAG ATTTGGACTCTGTCGATGACCCCAGCTCTCCAAGGAGGAAGAGTCGTCGCTTATCGAGTTGTAGCTCAGAACCTAACACACCCAAGAGTGCTGCCAAGTGTGAGGGAGACATATTCACCTTTGATCGAACTG GAGAGACAGAGGACATTCTAGGCGAGCTGGACCGTGTACCATACTCTCTACGCCGTACGTTGGATCAGCGCCGTGCACTTGTCATGCAGCTCTTTCAGGAGCAAGGCTCCTTCTTCCCATCAG CCCAGGCCACAGTTGCTTTCCAGGCCCGCTACTCTGATACTTTCCCCACTAAAGTGTGTTTGCAGCTGAAGATTCGTGAAGTGAGGCAGAAGATCATGCAGACTGCCACACCCGGTGGTTTAGAGGTGGCAGGGATTGGAGGAGCTTTCGGTGGCTCAGATTCTGCTTGTGCACCGGGACCATCCAACCCTATATCCGGTGAAGATGGCGTGGCCGAGGTAGATGAAAAAGGCTGCGAGTGGGAAAAGCCTAAGACTGGCATGGATGAATCACAGGATCTTAGATGA